In the genome of Deinococcus fonticola, the window ACGCCCAGCGTGCGCGCGGCATCGAGAAGAACCAGCTCGCCACCGCCATTCCCGTCATTATCCGTACGCTGAAAATGGCCGACGACGTGGCCGACGCCATCGACGCCCGCTCGTTCGATTAGGCGTCGTGGGTCTTGGGAAAAGCTGTTGCTACAGCCTAATTTTCTTCCGGCACGTCCGGGAAGTTGCTGAGGGGAAAGGTGTCCACGTTCGCGCTGCGCTGCTGCACCAGCACGCCGCCGTCCACGACGATGAATTGCCCGGTGATGTAACTGGCGTCGTCGCTGGCGAGAAATGCGGCCGCGCCGGTCATGTCCTCGGCGGTGCCGTAACGGCCCAGCGGAACGACTCTGGCGCGTTCGGCGAGGTCTGCGCCGCTCAGGCCATACGTGTTGATGAACCCCGGCACGACACCGTTGACGCGCACGCCGTAGGGCGCCAGGTCAAGGGCGAGGGCGCGGGTAAACGCTTCCACGCCTCCCTTCGCGGCGTCGTAGGCGGTGAAGCCCCGGTGAGACCTGGTGGCCCCGCCGCTGGACACGTTGATGATGACGCCCTGACGGCGTTTGACCATGCCGGGCGCGGCGCGGCGGGCACACAGGAACATGCTGCGCAGGTTGGTGTTCAGCAGGGCGTCCCACCAGTCGGGGTCGGCGTCCAGAAAATGCCGCTGATCCGAAATCAGCGCGGCGTTGTTCACCAGCACGTCCACCCGGCCCAGTTCGCGCTCGGTCTGGTCGAAGAAAGCGTCCACAACTTCTTTTTTCGACACGTCGCCGTGAATCGGGATGGCCGCGCCGCCCGCCGCCTGAATTTCCGAGACCACCGCCTGCGCCGCCTCGACCTTGATGTCGTTGACCGCCACCTGGGCGCCCTCGCGCGCGAACCGCAGCGCGAACGCCCGCCCGATGCCGCCGCCCGCCCCCGTGACCAGCACGGTTTTGCCGCTGAAGCGCCGTCCTGCATTCATTTGCGTCATGCCCTCACCTTATGAGATCCCGGCCTCGATTCTCTCGCGGTGATGCCGCGTGTGCCCGGCAGTCACGCGCAGCCAGCCCAGCGGGTCGATCAGGCCGAACGCCGGGTGAAAGAATTTCCGTTCACTGGAAGCGTCCACCGGCACGCTCAACCACTCGCGGCTGGCGGCGATGCGGGCCAGCAGGTCTTCGGGCGTCGCTTCGCCCGTAGGCACCGTTCCGGGCGGGGCCAGGCGTTTGCCGTCCTTCAGGTCGGTGTATTTCTGCGGCATGTCGGGGATGGGTTTGTCCGACAGCAGCAGCCGAATGACCTTGCTGCTTCCCTCGTTCGCCAGCACGATGTGTTCCGCTTCCTGCGCGGGCGACCACTCGCACCCCGGCCTGACCTGCTGCCAGCCCTCGCCGCCCGCCCGGCGAATCACGCCCTCCAGCGCCTGCAATTCTGCCGCCAGTTGCGCTGAAAGCTCCGCGCCACTGCCGTACTGAGCGTTTATTTCCCTAAAATCTGCTTCCGCCTGTGCATTCAACATGCCCCAGTGTATGGGCTAGACGGGCAGACAAAATCACGGAACCTAACGGGTGTTAGGTTAAACTGGCAGGTGAACGAAAAACAGCCGACAAGACGCTGAGATCCGCAGCCAGGCTGGCTGATTCTCGTTCAAGGTTCAGGTTTACCACTCCAGGCAGAAGCGAGAAGGGAAATGAAATCAGGCCGTCAAAATCAAGGGCGCACCGCTGGTAATCATGACCGTATGTTCGAAATGGGCGGCCATTCCACCATCCGTGGTGGAGAGGGTCCAGCCGTCGCGCAGCGTGCGCACACGGCCGCTTCTGCCGCTGGACACCATCGGTTCCACCGCAATGACCAGGCCCTCATGCAGCGGTTTTTTCAGGGCGGGATGGTAAAAGTTGGGGACATCCGGCTTCTCGTGAATGGCGCGCCCAACGCCGTGTCCCTGCAGTTCACGCAGCAGGGTAAAGCCGCGCCGCCTGACTTCCGTTTCGATGGCCCGGCCGATCCCGTTCAGCGGCCGGCCGGCCCGCGCCACTTTCATGGCCTGTGCAAAGGCCGCCTCAGCGCAGGCGATCAGGCGCGAAGCCACAGGCGAAACGGGGGGAACCGCCACGGTCAGGGCCGCGTCGGCAACGTAACCGCCCACATTCGGCGTGACATCGAGGCACACGACGTCGCCGGCCGCCAGGGGACGGTGGGTCGGCAAGCCGTGAACGATGTCGTCATTCACGCTGATGAAGACGTTGACCGGCGCGCCGTACTCTGCACGGGGCGCCGAAAACGCCCCATGTCGAGCGAACAGTTCCCCCGCCAACCTGTCGAGTTCAGCCGGAGTCACGCCGGGTTGGGCGGCGCTCTGCAACATTCTCAGCGTGTGCGCGACGACCTGCCCGGCCCGCTTCATGCCTTCCAGATCACGTTCATTGTTTATCGTCATGTACGATTTTAGCCCGTTTGAAAGGAGTTTCCATGACCAACGCACCTGAAATCCTCCGTCCCGCTTCCTACGTTTACGGCCAGTGGCACAGCCACCCCGAAGGGCAGACGCTTTACGACGCCATTTACGGGCGCCCGGTGGCGGTCATTTCCAGTGAGGGCATTGATTTCGCCCAGGCGCTGGCCTACGGGCGCGAGAAGGGCGCCGAACTGCGAAAAATGACCTTCCACGCCCGCGCGCGCGCCCTGAAAGCCCTCGGCAATTACCTGATGGAGCGCAAGGAGGAGTACTACACCCTGAACCTGCTGACCGGGGCGACCCGCCGGGACGGCTGGGTGGACATCGAGGGCGGGATCGGCACCATGTTCAGTTACAGCAGCATGGCGCGCCGGGAACTGCCGGACGAGCGCTTCCTGCCGGAAGGCAAGGTCGAGATGCTGAGCAAGGGCGGCACTTTCATGGCCCGCCACCTGCTGGTGCCGCGCGAGGGGGTGGCGGTGCAGATCAACGCCTACAACTTCCCGGTGTGGGGCATGCTGGAGAAGTTTGCCCCGGCCTTTATCGCGGGGATGCCCACGCTGGTGAAACCCGCGCCGCAGACGGCCTACCTGACCGAGCGCGTGGTGCGCGACATGATCGCCTCGGGCCTGCTGCCGGAGGGATCGCTGCAACTGGTGACAGGTGACCCGGGCGACCTGCTCGATCACCTGCTGGAGCA includes:
- a CDS encoding SDR family NAD(P)-dependent oxidoreductase, whose protein sequence is MTQMNAGRRFSGKTVLVTGAGGGIGRAFALRFAREGAQVAVNDIKVEAAQAVVSEIQAAGGAAIPIHGDVSKKEVVDAFFDQTERELGRVDVLVNNAALISDQRHFLDADPDWWDALLNTNLRSMFLCARRAAPGMVKRRQGVIINVSSGGATRSHRGFTAYDAAKGGVEAFTRALALDLAPYGVRVNGVVPGFINTYGLSGADLAERARVVPLGRYGTAEDMTGAAAFLASDDASYITGQFIVVDGGVLVQQRSANVDTFPLSNFPDVPEEN
- a CDS encoding DinB family protein encodes the protein MLNAQAEADFREINAQYGSGAELSAQLAAELQALEGVIRRAGGEGWQQVRPGCEWSPAQEAEHIVLANEGSSKVIRLLLSDKPIPDMPQKYTDLKDGKRLAPPGTVPTGEATPEDLLARIAASREWLSVPVDASSERKFFHPAFGLIDPLGWLRVTAGHTRHHRERIEAGIS
- the map gene encoding type I methionyl aminopeptidase, which translates into the protein MTINNERDLEGMKRAGQVVAHTLRMLQSAAQPGVTPAELDRLAGELFARHGAFSAPRAEYGAPVNVFISVNDDIVHGLPTHRPLAAGDVVCLDVTPNVGGYVADAALTVAVPPVSPVASRLIACAEAAFAQAMKVARAGRPLNGIGRAIETEVRRRGFTLLRELQGHGVGRAIHEKPDVPNFYHPALKKPLHEGLVIAVEPMVSSGRSGRVRTLRDGWTLSTTDGGMAAHFEHTVMITSGAPLILTA